In one bacterium genomic region, the following are encoded:
- a CDS encoding type II toxin-antitoxin system RelB/DinJ family antitoxin has product MSTVLNVKIDPALKKRAQSVAKELGLPMSIVVAASLREFVNTRSITISDSPRLRPEVEAELLAMSKKVRAGELDDYSPAFNNIEESFAWLNAK; this is encoded by the coding sequence ATGAGTACTGTATTGAATGTAAAAATTGATCCCGCTCTAAAGAAGAGGGCTCAGAGTGTTGCCAAAGAGCTCGGCTTGCCTATGAGTATAGTGGTAGCTGCCAGTTTGCGAGAGTTCGTTAATACCAGGAGCATAACTATATCGGATTCGCCACGGCTTAGGCCAGAAGTGGAGGCCGAATTACTGGCTATGTCAAAAAAAGTACGTGCTGGTGAGCTAGATGATTATTCGCCTGCTTTTAATAATATAGAAGAAAGCTTTGCGTGGCTTAATGCAAAATGA
- a CDS encoding rhodanese-related sulfurtransferase encodes MKKVILYYKFIPVQDPTMTMRWQRELCRRLNLTGRIIVSPHGINGTLGGDLESLKEYKREMNRSAIFRGITYKWSEGSGEEFPRLSVKVRPELVAFGVPDEVRVDENGVVGGGKHLKPEALHRLMAERDDVVFFDGRNAYEAAVGRFKEAVVPETRTTHDFVKEIDSDKYDKLKDKPVVTYCTGGVRCEILSALMKNRGFKDVYQIDGGIVKYGEKYGDEGAWEGSLYIFDGRMEQRFSDQSVDIGKCSHCDGATSRYINCDNVSCNDLVLVCEKCAETATCAKCVKDRAK; translated from the coding sequence ATGAAAAAAGTTATACTCTACTATAAATTTATACCCGTGCAAGACCCTACGATGACAATGCGTTGGCAACGTGAGCTGTGTCGCCGGCTCAACCTCACTGGGCGGATTATCGTCAGCCCGCATGGCATAAACGGCACACTGGGTGGTGATTTAGAGAGCTTAAAGGAATACAAGCGTGAGATGAACCGCTCGGCTATTTTTCGAGGTATTACCTACAAGTGGAGTGAAGGATCGGGTGAAGAGTTCCCTCGCTTGAGTGTTAAGGTGCGCCCAGAGTTAGTGGCATTTGGTGTGCCAGATGAGGTTCGAGTAGATGAAAATGGTGTTGTTGGTGGAGGTAAACACTTAAAACCCGAGGCTCTGCACAGGCTAATGGCAGAACGTGATGACGTGGTATTTTTTGATGGCCGTAATGCGTACGAGGCAGCCGTAGGCCGGTTTAAAGAGGCAGTTGTGCCGGAGACTCGCACCACTCATGATTTTGTAAAGGAAATTGACTCAGATAAGTACGACAAGCTAAAAGATAAGCCGGTGGTTACCTATTGTACTGGTGGTGTGCGCTGTGAAATACTCTCAGCTCTCATGAAAAACCGTGGGTTTAAGGATGTGTATCAGATAGATGGTGGCATTGTAAAATACGGCGAAAAATATGGTGATGAAGGTGCCTGGGAGGGTTCACTCTACATCTTTGATGGTCGCATGGAGCAACGGTTTAGCGATCAATCGGTTGATATTGGCAAGTGTAGTCATTGTGACGGAGCGACCAGTCGATATATTAATTGCGATAATGTCAGTTGTAATGATCTAGTTTTGGTGTGCGAGAAGTGTGCCGAGACAGCAACTTGCGCGAAATGCGTTAAGGATAGGGCTAAATAA
- a CDS encoding Crp/Fnr family transcriptional regulator produces MKPVRALFMKQPAQNYKRGDVLLHQGEVGDEVLFITDGFVKAYTIADDGDEKLITILGPGDVINLEAVLFFDHTHRYYYEAMTDGRVRILEAPALQKKLEKDSEALLGLARYLMTRNDELAQTLDNILQAKADVKLVNMLALLVQRFGQELSEGTVTLPFTLSHAQLASMVGTTRETMTVQVRQLTKRGVVKPAKSGLFRNHKSGFEINLAKLREMTDVD; encoded by the coding sequence ATGAAGCCCGTACGTGCCCTATTTATGAAGCAACCTGCACAGAATTACAAGCGTGGTGATGTTTTACTACACCAGGGTGAAGTTGGTGACGAAGTACTATTTATTACCGATGGCTTTGTAAAAGCTTATACCATAGCTGATGATGGTGATGAAAAACTTATCACTATTCTTGGGCCTGGTGATGTGATTAACTTGGAGGCGGTGTTATTCTTTGACCACACACACCGTTATTATTATGAGGCTATGACAGACGGTAGGGTGCGTATTTTAGAGGCTCCAGCACTTCAAAAAAAGCTTGAAAAAGACTCGGAAGCATTACTTGGCTTGGCACGCTATCTGATGACGCGCAATGATGAGTTAGCTCAAACGCTGGACAATATTTTACAAGCCAAAGCCGATGTAAAGCTAGTAAATATGTTGGCCCTCTTGGTTCAGCGCTTTGGTCAAGAGCTATCAGAGGGCACGGTGACCCTCCCCTTCACCCTTTCGCATGCTCAGCTGGCTAGCATGGTGGGTACCACTCGCGAGACTATGACCGTGCAGGTGCGTCAGCTCACTAAGCGTGGCGTGGTGAAGCCGGCTAAGTCTGGTCTGTTTCGTAATCATAAGTCTGGCTTTGAAATTAATCTGGCGAAATTACGTGAGATGACCGATGTTGATTGA
- a CDS encoding helix-turn-helix transcriptional regulator produces the protein MNEVKLRKAIGSNLQKARKAKRYTQREIAEKVGLSTNYYATLEQGAAIASVETLYEIFAVLGVKALDIFPD, from the coding sequence ATGAACGAAGTTAAACTGAGAAAAGCAATTGGATCCAATCTACAGAAGGCTCGTAAAGCAAAGCGCTACACTCAGCGTGAAATTGCTGAAAAAGTAGGGCTCTCTACTAATTACTACGCAACCTTGGAACAGGGGGCTGCTATTGCATCAGTCGAAACATTATACGAAATATTTGCTGTCTTAGGTGTTAAAGCATTGGATATTTTTCCAGATTAG
- a CDS encoding type II toxin-antitoxin system RelE/ParE family toxin, whose protein sequence is MTIRYSKKFRKQYKKLTPKMQQKTTDAIKLWSQKPNDESLRLHKLSGKMSRFYSIDIAGDLRALYEIVDNEVFLYQMVGTHSQLYG, encoded by the coding sequence ATGACTATAAGGTATAGTAAAAAATTCAGAAAACAGTACAAAAAACTTACTCCAAAGATGCAACAAAAAACCACAGACGCCATAAAGCTCTGGTCGCAAAAGCCCAATGACGAGTCGCTTCGGTTACATAAACTTAGCGGTAAGATGAGCCGTTTTTACAGCATTGATATAGCTGGCGACTTACGAGCACTGTATGAAATTGTAGATAACGAAGTATTTTTGTACCAAATGGTCGGTACGCATAGTCAGTTATACGGCTAA
- a CDS encoding ribonucleoside-diphosphate reductase subunit alpha: MSFEQIKKRNGTVVDFDKQRIADAILKASLSVDGEIEVERVYELTDAVIDNLAVLHIDATPDVESIQDLIEQELMRAGYYQTARSYIVYREEHKKQRQTEQEEQVAKLEKTGISVLNSNGKPEKFDPKKLEKTIQRFAANLDGVDVASIIESVKTNLYDGIAVSELFEAIVMTSRSFIERDTDYTKFAARLLLHKLHQEVAGEASEKKIPSAYRQTFLTNLRRGVDEGRLQAEILDFNLDELAEYMDLNRDDLFDYMGLQVLYDRYFLRSAGSEDIILETPQAFWMRVAMGMAMQESKKDRTDWAKKFYDIMSTHRYVPSTPTLFHSGTTYPQLSSCYLNTVSDDLENIFKLFSDNAQLSKYSGGIGTDYTAIRATGSLIKTTNVSSQGVIPFLKIANDVTVAINRSGKRRGATCAYLETWHLDIEEFLELRKNTGDERRRTHDMDTAHWIPDLFMKRVQAGAMWTLFSPDETPDLHDLYGKKFELAYENYEKQVELGKLNNFKRIPAVDLWRKMLTMLFETGHPWITFKDPCNLRSPQDHVGVVHSSNLCTEITLNTSSEETAVCNLGSVNMALHINGEVLDHDKIKETVTLAMRMLDNVVDLNYYPTKEAKASNMRHRPVGLGIMGFQDALYQLDIDFASEAAVEFADVSMELISYYAIIGSSELAKERGAYESFKGSKWDRGIFPIDTLDILEAERGQKIDVARTRRLNWAPVYEMVKKNGMRNSNTMAIAPTATISNIVGCYPCIEPIFKNLYVKANMSGDFTVINPYLVEDLKALDLWNDEMIKKLKFYDGSVAQISEIPVNIRDKYKEVFEISADWLIRTAAYRGKWIDQSQSLNIFMRGTNGKMLADVYSYAWRMGLKTTYYLRSLAASQVEKSTVDTAAFGDTHKRDFSSSSSVGGNIITSIDATVATQVSTQTMVATSQETLKVCSILDPDCEACQ, from the coding sequence ATGAGTTTTGAGCAAATTAAAAAACGTAATGGTACGGTAGTAGATTTTGATAAACAGCGCATAGCCGATGCTATCTTAAAGGCTAGTCTTTCGGTGGATGGTGAGATTGAGGTGGAGCGTGTTTATGAACTAACCGATGCGGTTATAGATAATCTAGCCGTATTGCATATCGATGCAACGCCAGATGTGGAGAGTATTCAAGACCTTATTGAGCAGGAGCTGATGCGGGCTGGATATTATCAAACTGCTCGTAGCTATATTGTGTATCGCGAAGAGCATAAAAAACAGCGTCAGACTGAGCAGGAAGAGCAAGTTGCAAAGTTAGAAAAAACTGGCATTTCAGTACTGAACTCAAATGGTAAACCAGAGAAATTTGATCCCAAAAAACTTGAAAAAACTATTCAGCGTTTTGCCGCCAATCTAGACGGTGTTGACGTTGCATCAATTATCGAATCGGTTAAGACCAATCTATATGACGGGATTGCTGTTAGTGAGCTTTTTGAAGCTATTGTGATGACATCTAGAAGCTTTATCGAGCGTGACACTGACTACACAAAATTTGCCGCTCGCCTGCTTTTGCATAAACTCCATCAAGAAGTAGCTGGTGAGGCTAGTGAAAAAAAGATTCCATCAGCTTATCGCCAGACTTTTCTTACTAATCTTAGACGCGGTGTTGATGAGGGGCGCTTGCAGGCTGAAATTCTTGATTTTAACTTAGATGAGCTGGCTGAATACATGGATCTTAATCGCGATGATTTGTTTGACTATATGGGGTTACAAGTGCTCTATGATCGTTATTTCCTACGCTCTGCCGGTAGCGAGGATATAATTCTGGAAACACCACAAGCTTTTTGGATGCGCGTAGCTATGGGTATGGCGATGCAGGAATCTAAAAAAGACCGAACCGATTGGGCTAAGAAGTTTTATGACATTATGTCGACCCATCGATATGTACCGTCAACCCCCACCCTCTTTCATTCTGGCACTACCTATCCACAACTCTCATCTTGCTATCTTAATACCGTCAGTGATGACTTGGAGAATATTTTTAAGCTCTTCTCGGATAATGCTCAACTTTCCAAATATTCTGGTGGAATTGGTACAGATTATACCGCTATTCGAGCTACGGGATCGCTAATTAAGACAACAAATGTTAGCTCGCAAGGTGTAATTCCGTTCTTAAAGATAGCCAATGATGTGACGGTAGCTATCAATCGCTCCGGTAAGCGCCGTGGAGCCACTTGTGCCTACCTGGAGACTTGGCATTTGGATATTGAGGAGTTTTTAGAGCTTCGCAAAAATACCGGCGATGAACGTCGGCGCACACATGATATGGATACCGCCCACTGGATTCCGGATCTATTTATGAAACGAGTTCAGGCTGGTGCCATGTGGACCTTATTTTCCCCGGATGAAACACCAGATTTACATGATCTATACGGTAAAAAGTTTGAGCTGGCCTATGAAAATTATGAAAAACAAGTTGAATTGGGCAAACTTAACAATTTCAAGCGAATTCCGGCTGTGGATCTATGGCGTAAGATGCTCACTATGCTTTTTGAAACCGGCCACCCATGGATTACATTTAAGGACCCTTGCAATCTTCGTTCCCCCCAAGATCATGTTGGTGTGGTGCATAGCTCAAACTTGTGCACGGAAATCACTCTCAACACTTCTAGTGAAGAGACTGCCGTTTGTAATTTGGGTAGCGTTAATATGGCCCTTCATATCAACGGTGAAGTGCTAGATCACGATAAAATTAAAGAAACGGTCACCCTGGCGATGCGGATGCTAGATAACGTTGTAGATCTAAACTATTACCCTACTAAAGAAGCTAAGGCCAGTAATATGCGCCATCGCCCAGTTGGTCTTGGCATTATGGGCTTTCAGGATGCCCTCTATCAACTAGATATTGACTTTGCATCGGAAGCAGCCGTTGAATTCGCTGATGTATCAATGGAGTTGATATCATATTATGCCATTATTGGATCCTCGGAGCTCGCTAAAGAAAGAGGCGCTTACGAGAGTTTTAAGGGGTCGAAGTGGGATCGAGGTATATTCCCGATTGATACGCTAGATATTCTAGAGGCAGAGCGCGGTCAAAAGATTGATGTGGCTAGAACGCGTCGTCTCAATTGGGCGCCAGTCTATGAGATGGTTAAGAAAAACGGTATGCGCAACTCAAACACGATGGCGATTGCGCCAACTGCAACAATCTCAAATATTGTTGGTTGCTATCCATGCATTGAGCCAATCTTTAAAAATCTATATGTTAAAGCAAATATGTCGGGAGATTTTACAGTTATTAATCCCTATCTTGTTGAAGATCTAAAAGCCCTAGATTTATGGAACGATGAGATGATTAAGAAACTAAAATTTTATGACGGCAGTGTGGCGCAAATCTCCGAGATACCAGTTAATATTCGTGATAAATATAAGGAAGTGTTTGAGATTTCAGCCGACTGGCTAATTCGTACGGCAGCTTATCGTGGTAAATGGATTGATCAGAGCCAAAGTTTGAATATTTTTATGCGAGGGACTAATGGCAAGATGCTGGCTGACGTTTATAGCTACGCTTGGCGTATGGGACTAAAGACCACTTACTATCTGCGTTCACTGGCTGCTAGTCAGGTTGAAAAATCAACTGTCGATACTGCAGCTTTCGGCGATACGCATAAGCGAGATTTTAGTTCCAGCAGTTCGGTTGGCGGCAATATAATTACATCAATTGATGCTACTGTCGCCACTCAAGTATCAACTCAAACCATGGTGGCTACCAGTCAGGAAACACTAAAAGTTTGCTCAATTCTAGATCCAGACTGCGAAGCTTGTCAGTAA
- a CDS encoding helix-turn-helix transcriptional regulator: MNMFTQTTGEKIKLARLRLGITQQQLADLLNDKLTGDAIIERSLISRWEQDKNFPRNSRKMALQDVLNIQLGSPPSRRDTFSSYMTNLNEIETSILLGLQNCHELWMTNKAIDRSIWHEMDRVQRIMRKLKNDKTCYFREIFYIRNLEDLKNVKKIISIHPPNYEIRIRVAPGHAFPVLFAPKNRYGVILSGFFDDITSVGLELSGQVSGFNEHYLRLIWNKATPIYENSKFLKDNYELAFEILQSLGGSVKNEFTDRF; encoded by the coding sequence ATGAATATGTTTACTCAAACTACAGGCGAGAAAATCAAACTAGCTCGTCTGCGTCTCGGCATCACTCAACAGCAGTTAGCCGATCTGCTAAACGACAAACTTACCGGTGATGCGATTATCGAGCGATCCCTTATTTCACGCTGGGAACAGGACAAGAATTTTCCTCGTAACTCCCGTAAGATGGCTCTGCAGGATGTGCTTAATATTCAGCTTGGGTCACCACCCAGTCGACGCGATACGTTTTCTTCATACATGACTAATCTAAATGAAATTGAGACTTCTATTTTGCTAGGATTGCAGAATTGCCATGAATTATGGATGACCAATAAGGCTATAGATAGGTCTATATGGCATGAAATGGATCGAGTACAGCGTATTATGCGGAAACTCAAAAATGATAAAACTTGCTATTTTCGTGAGATTTTCTATATAAGAAACCTTGAGGATTTAAAGAATGTAAAGAAGATAATTTCTATTCATCCACCTAATTATGAGATTCGTATACGTGTTGCTCCCGGCCATGCATTTCCAGTTTTATTTGCTCCAAAAAATCGATACGGTGTTATTCTTTCGGGTTTTTTTGATGACATTACCAGTGTTGGTCTAGAGCTGAGTGGACAAGTTTCTGGCTTTAATGAGCATTATTTAAGGCTAATTTGGAATAAGGCCACACCTATATATGAAAATAGCAAGTTCTTAAAGGATAATTATGAGCTTGCATTTGAGATACTACAGTCGCTTGGGGGTAGCGTAAAGAATGAGTTTACGGATAGATTTTAA
- a CDS encoding Fic family protein — protein MKLYIPKPAVDTETIKLVIELERLRNRRVSGSTPPWLFFELKSLFHAIESIASARIEGNHTTVANFVEAVRDDEDQSTKQTEQIREITNIEKGIDFIEKQGSDLIINKALILRLHQIVVDGLDPSKEGDTRAGAYRNEPRSISKSNISLAAWSDIPDLMDNLFDFINQKVDPQFDLLKDAVAHHYFTWIHPFGNGNGRVVRLLTYAMLTKQGFIDGDGMRLLSPAAVFGNDRNQYYAMLAEADKNTDPGILKWCEYMLRGVKNEVDNVNELLDASFTKGKIIVPALDYALEKQRINELEYKMLKIAIEKDIVQAADFKPLFADEISHVNISKAIRKLRQQNFLRPLDGDKSRRYTIRLNRNALTLGVVMQLDTQGYLPIQDSQFSK, from the coding sequence ATGAAACTATATATCCCGAAACCAGCCGTAGACACCGAAACTATCAAGCTAGTTATTGAGCTTGAACGTCTTCGTAATCGGCGAGTCAGCGGTTCAACTCCGCCCTGGCTTTTCTTTGAACTTAAATCGCTCTTCCATGCTATCGAGAGTATTGCTTCCGCACGCATAGAAGGTAACCATACGACTGTTGCGAATTTTGTTGAAGCCGTTCGGGACGATGAAGATCAGTCTACAAAGCAGACCGAACAGATCCGTGAAATCACAAACATCGAGAAGGGTATCGACTTTATCGAGAAGCAAGGTTCAGACCTCATCATAAATAAAGCGCTGATCCTCCGTTTGCACCAGATCGTCGTTGATGGCCTAGACCCGTCTAAGGAGGGTGATACGCGTGCTGGAGCGTATAGAAATGAACCACGTAGTATAAGTAAATCGAATATCTCCCTTGCAGCCTGGTCAGATATTCCAGATTTAATGGACAACCTTTTTGATTTTATAAATCAAAAGGTTGATCCACAGTTCGATCTACTGAAAGATGCGGTAGCACACCACTACTTTACGTGGATTCACCCCTTTGGTAATGGCAACGGACGAGTCGTCAGGCTTCTTACTTATGCGATGCTCACAAAACAAGGTTTTATTGATGGGGACGGTATGCGTTTACTAAGCCCTGCAGCCGTATTTGGCAATGATAGAAACCAGTATTACGCTATGCTTGCCGAGGCTGACAAAAACACTGATCCTGGAATACTCAAGTGGTGTGAGTACATGTTACGTGGTGTCAAAAATGAAGTAGACAATGTCAACGAATTACTCGATGCGTCTTTTACAAAAGGAAAAATTATTGTACCTGCCCTTGATTATGCACTAGAAAAACAACGCATTAATGAACTCGAGTACAAAATGCTCAAAATAGCTATAGAAAAAGACATTGTTCAAGCTGCTGATTTCAAGCCACTATTTGCAGACGAAATATCACACGTTAACATCTCGAAAGCCATCCGTAAATTACGACAGCAAAACTTCTTGCGACCATTGGATGGAGACAAGTCTCGTCGCTACACTATCCGGCTAAATCGCAACGCATTGACTCTTGGTGTAGTCATGCAACTCGACACTCAAGGCTATCTACCAATACAAGATTCACAGTTCAGTAAATAA
- a CDS encoding ATP-binding protein: MTDNSGGQIVERLQTILPWLGLLVVLITVLAFVIGLILRLYNYYRKYKQEAVLLELTPPAFTNKAPLATTQLFSVLHGLLKSRSFKDVILRYVPSFSLEIVSTKDKGIRYLIRSSKAAEELIRQAVAAYSPDVKVQVVKDSRETKGFMALQTYKQTEHYAMPLDTSKSLHEHDPVAYLTSSMTKLEDNERVSLQLVVTPAVISEAFAIDRKIRQGYWSGSSLEKKFGHKSIFRIIFAIVKLPFVIAWSMIYGFLYHDIPASSKATNSLPTNTHIPPAEQELLDRMHDKLTQDLFYVDIRTQIVATDKARAKSRAQSLANSMATYATPTWQRLRTTRAWIPWLGVRHRIWVLDHRLPSLVHRNSNVLSSTELSALYHFPHSTSARTENISKSLSKTLPAPTSLKSAKYLDVTLGKNSHLGSETLIGLTEAERERHVYIIGGTGNGKTTMLQYGIIQDIKDGKGLAVIDPHGDMALTLLKYIPKDRIKDVIYFNPDDIDHPLAMNLLEIPDGLTGSALEREKDRVTESVISVLRKIFSDDDSGGHRIEYVLRNAIQTALTTDDPTIFTIFELLTNDNYRKKITNALPAGTLKNFWQNELGKAGAMQRVKMSHGVTSKIGRFEFSPSTKRVMCRPKSTIDFDDILFSGKILICNFSKGNLGEDTSELFGTAVLAKLQLAALRRSRLTQDEREPFYLYVDEFQNFATMPFVQMLSEARKYKLFLTMAEQSTAQQDEQRLVQIILANVGTVISFRTGSPVDEQLVLPLFKPFIDEGEIANLPSYNFYARLSAIRSQEPMSGETLLLEDEGDKAMARKVIESSRKLYAYEYEDETKKKKADKTESHETQDAKDNDSEDEPIEV, from the coding sequence ATGACGGATAATTCTGGTGGGCAGATAGTTGAAAGACTACAAACCATTTTACCGTGGTTAGGGCTCCTTGTTGTGTTAATCACTGTACTGGCTTTCGTTATTGGTCTTATCCTTAGACTCTATAATTACTACCGAAAGTACAAACAGGAAGCAGTTTTACTTGAGTTGACACCACCGGCTTTTACCAACAAAGCTCCACTTGCCACCACGCAGCTATTCTCAGTACTACATGGCCTCCTTAAATCACGAAGTTTCAAGGATGTAATTTTACGCTATGTACCGTCATTTTCGCTAGAGATAGTATCAACCAAAGACAAAGGTATTCGTTATCTTATACGGTCAAGTAAGGCAGCCGAGGAACTTATCCGGCAGGCAGTTGCTGCCTACAGTCCTGACGTAAAAGTTCAAGTCGTTAAAGATAGTCGTGAGACCAAAGGATTTATGGCTCTGCAAACCTACAAACAAACTGAACACTACGCTATGCCCCTGGATACGTCAAAGTCCCTGCATGAACATGATCCAGTCGCCTACTTAACCAGCTCGATGACAAAGCTTGAAGATAATGAACGGGTTAGTTTACAACTCGTCGTCACGCCAGCTGTTATCTCTGAGGCTTTTGCAATTGATCGTAAGATACGCCAGGGTTACTGGTCGGGATCAAGCCTTGAGAAAAAGTTTGGTCATAAAAGCATCTTTCGGATTATCTTTGCGATTGTAAAGCTACCGTTTGTTATTGCCTGGAGTATGATTTATGGTTTTCTGTATCACGATATACCAGCAAGCTCTAAAGCTACTAACAGTCTACCTACTAATACCCATATCCCTCCGGCCGAACAAGAGCTTTTGGACCGAATGCATGACAAGTTAACCCAAGACTTATTTTATGTCGATATCCGGACTCAGATTGTGGCTACAGATAAAGCCCGAGCTAAATCTAGAGCCCAATCACTAGCTAACTCGATGGCTACCTACGCTACCCCAACCTGGCAAAGACTACGAACCACGAGAGCTTGGATACCGTGGCTTGGTGTGCGACATCGGATATGGGTACTCGATCATCGCTTGCCGTCACTAGTGCATAGAAATAGTAATGTTTTAAGCTCGACTGAACTGAGTGCCTTATACCATTTCCCTCATAGTACGTCAGCTCGCACTGAAAACATCTCAAAGTCACTCAGCAAAACCTTGCCAGCACCAACCTCTCTCAAGAGTGCAAAGTATCTTGATGTGACCTTAGGCAAGAACAGTCACCTTGGCAGCGAAACCTTAATAGGCCTCACTGAGGCTGAACGTGAACGGCATGTCTATATTATTGGCGGAACAGGAAACGGTAAAACCACTATGCTTCAGTACGGTATCATTCAAGATATTAAAGATGGTAAGGGATTAGCCGTCATTGATCCTCACGGAGATATGGCTTTAACACTGCTCAAATACATTCCAAAAGATAGAATCAAAGATGTTATCTACTTTAATCCTGACGATATTGACCATCCACTGGCTATGAACCTGCTAGAAATACCAGATGGTCTGACTGGTAGTGCTTTGGAGCGAGAAAAAGATCGAGTGACTGAATCAGTCATATCGGTACTCCGTAAAATATTCTCCGACGATGATTCAGGAGGACATCGGATTGAGTATGTGCTCCGCAACGCTATACAAACAGCCCTAACAACTGACGATCCCACTATCTTCACTATCTTTGAACTCCTCACTAACGACAACTACCGTAAGAAAATAACCAATGCACTGCCAGCTGGAACCTTAAAGAACTTCTGGCAGAATGAACTCGGTAAAGCCGGTGCGATGCAACGAGTCAAGATGAGCCATGGAGTAACCAGCAAAATTGGTCGCTTTGAATTCTCGCCCAGTACCAAACGAGTTATGTGCAGACCCAAATCGACCATCGACTTTGATGATATCCTGTTTTCTGGCAAGATCCTGATCTGCAACTTCAGCAAGGGCAACCTGGGAGAGGATACGTCAGAACTATTTGGTACAGCTGTGCTGGCCAAGCTACAGTTAGCAGCTTTACGTAGATCTCGGTTAACCCAAGACGAGCGAGAACCATTTTACCTCTACGTCGATGAATTCCAGAACTTTGCGACGATGCCGTTTGTCCAGATGCTATCCGAAGCTCGTAAATACAAGCTGTTTCTGACTATGGCTGAGCAGTCTACAGCACAGCAGGACGAACAAAGACTAGTCCAGATAATCTTAGCCAATGTTGGTACAGTTATTAGCTTTAGGACGGGTAGCCCGGTAGATGAGCAATTGGTACTACCATTATTTAAGCCATTTATCGATGAAGGCGAGATAGCCAATCTACCCAGTTACAATTTCTATGCAAGGCTGAGTGCTATACGATCGCAGGAACCGATGTCTGGGGAGACTTTGCTTCTGGAAGACGAGGGAGATAAGGCTATGGCTCGGAAAGTCATAGAGTCTTCAAGGAAGTTGTATGCGTATGAGTACGAAGATGAAACGAAAAAGAAAAAAGCAGATAAAACCGAGTCTCATGAAACACAAGACGCTAAAGATAATGACTCGGAAGATGAGCCGATTGAGGTGTAG